AGGTGCAATCTGGCTTCTAATGTCTGCCGTTTTGTTTACGGTGATGACAATCCTAGTAAAACATATCGGTGGGCGGTTGGGTGTTTTTCAAGTTGCTTTTTTTCGTGCCCTGTTTAGCCTTCTGGTCATCCTTCCTTTTTTGATACGCGTCGGATTTGCAGACGGTGGTATTCGTACCCATTATCCGGTATTGCAAATTGTTCGTGGCATTGTCGGTAGCGTCGGCATGATATGTGGGTTTTACGCCGTTATTCATTTGCCTCTCGCCGATGCCCAAGCGTTTAGTTTTGCCCGTGCATTATTTGTGGTGCCTTTGGCCTGGCTCATCCTCAGAGAAGTAGCCGGACTACCACGCATTGCAGCAACGCTGGTAGGGTTCGCCGGCGTCCTTATCATGTTGCGTCCCGGTACCGAAACAATCACGGACCCCGCAGCACCGGTTGCAGTAGGTGGAGCAGCGTTGGTAGCCCTAGCCGTTATTCTTGTGAAAATTGTATCGCACCGCGATCAACCGGTAACCCTTATGTTTTATACAGGTGTGGTGGGATCTCTCGTTACCATCGGCCCCGCTCTTTGGGCGTGGGTGGCACCTACTATTTGGGAGTTGGTATTGCTTTTGGCGATGGGGACTGTAGCGGCGGGGGCTCATAATTGTTTTATTCGCGCTTACAGGGCGGGAGAGCCTACGGCCATTGCGCCATTTGATTATACGCGGCTTTTATTTGCAGCAATTGCAGGATATTTTTTCTTTTCTACCTTCCCGGACTTCTGGATTGTTTCCGGTGCCTGTCTTATTGTAGGCTCTACGTTCTACATTGTGCGCCACGAGGCGCAAACAGCCACTCAGAACACACAACCCCCAACAGACAAACAGAGAGAGGATACCCATCATGAAATTAGATAACAGCATCGGCGCAGTGATAACAGGGGGGGCATCGGGGTTGGGAGAAGCCACCGCCCGCGAGTTGGCAGCCCATGGGGTCAAAGTGGCATTGTTTGATTTGAACGGCGATTTAGGTGAGAAAACCGCCAAGGATATTGGTGGCGTTTTTTGTGAGGTCAATGTTACGGATGAAGCCAGTGTGGATGCGGGTTTTAAAAAAGCACGTGCGGCAATCGGTCAAGAGCGCATTCTTGTGAGTTGTG
The sequence above is a segment of the Parvularculales bacterium genome. Coding sequences within it:
- a CDS encoding DMT family transporter, giving the protein MSAKGARLSLRLRIGRRAFEKLPGNVRGAIWLLMSAVLFTVMTILVKHIGGRLGVFQVAFFRALFSLLVILPFLIRVGFADGGIRTHYPVLQIVRGIVGSVGMICGFYAVIHLPLADAQAFSFARALFVVPLAWLILREVAGLPRIAATLVGFAGVLIMLRPGTETITDPAAPVAVGGAALVALAVILVKIVSHRDQPVTLMFYTGVVGSLVTIGPALWAWVAPTIWELVLLLAMGTVAAGAHNCFIRAYRAGEPTAIAPFDYTRLLFAAIAGYFFFSTFPDFWIVSGACLIVGSTFYIVRHEAQTATQNTQPPTDKQREDTHHEIR